DNA sequence from the Chitinophaga flava genome:
AGATGTGGAAAACACCCTGGAACACGCAGAACGTGTAAAAGGAGAACGTCAGCTGGGTGTAGAAGAGTCTACCGGCAAACCGATTGTAGCCCGCATGGGACGCTACGGTCCCATGATCCAGATCGGTAAGGTAGAAGATGAGGAAAAACCCCGCTTCGCCAAACTGAAAGCTACCCAGAGCATTGAAACCATCTCCCTGGAAGAAGCCATGGAGCTATTCAGATTGCCCCGTACCCTCGGACAGTTTGAAGATTCGGACGTAGTGATCAATATCGGCCGCTTTGGCCCTTACGCTCAGCACGATAAAAAGTTCTATTCCCTGAAAAAGGAAATGGACCCCTACACTGTAGAGCTGGACGAAATCGCGCCGCTGATCGTTGAGAAAAGGACCGCCAAAGACGAACGTACCATCAAGATATTTGAGAAAGAGAAGATTCAGATACTGAAAGGACCTTATGGCCCCTACATCAAACAGGGACTTAAAAACTATAAGATTCCAAAGGAAAAAATTGATAATGCCGCTGACCTGACTGTGGAGGAAGCCAAAGCCATCATTGAAGAAGCTAAGGCCAATCCGCCTAAGAAAAAGGCTCCACCCAGAAAGAAAAAAGCGGAATAACCCGGACGGACCCGTATATCACTATGCATGAAAACAAGGAAATAAATGCTTTGTTCCACCTGTTGGATGACCCCGATCAGGAAGTATTCGATACTGTTGCCAATAAAATATTATTGTACGGTAAGGATATTATTCCCAATCTGGAGAATTTGTGGGAGAATACTGTAGACGAAGCCATACAGGAGCGAATAGAATTGCTGATTCACCGGGTCCATTATCAGGATCTCCAGGCGGCCCTGCGTGTGTGGGGCTTATCGGATATGCAGGACCTGCTGCAAGGGGCTATACTGGCTGCCAAATACCAGTTCCCCGATCTGATGCCTTCCCAGGTGCTCAACGAAATAGAACGTATTAAACGTAATATCTGGCTGGAGCTCAACAACTATCTCACCCCGCTCGAAAAAATCAATGTGCTCAACAGCATGATTTACAATTATTTCGGGCTGAAGGGAGAAGAGATGTCTTACCAGCGGAAAAATCAGTTCTTCATCAACCAGGTGATAGAGTCTAAAAAAGGTAATCCCCTTACCAATGGGATCATCTATCAAAGTCTCTGTTCGATGCTGGACCTGCCGGTATATGCCGTTAATATCCCGCGGCAGTTTATCCTGGCCTACTTTGATACTTTTGTGGATTTTGATGAGCCGGTAGAGCCTGAAGACCAGCGCATTCTGTTTTTCATAGATCCCATACAAGGGCAGATTTATACCCAGCAAGACGTGGACACTTACCTGAAAAGGGTTTCCGTGCCTTCTATCCCTGCCTACTTCAAGCCACAGTCCAACAAGCGGATCATCCAGTACCTGCTGGAGGAGCTCTCCAAGTGTTTCCGGGACGATAAAGATGCTTACCGCCAGGATGAGCTGAATAATCTGGCTTCTATACTGGAAGAATAGGAATTTCCCTGAATAATATTCAAACAAAAAGGCCGATTGCTAAGCAATCGGCCTTTTTGTTCTTGCAAGAATTTATCGAAAATAAATCGAAAATTACTTCTTAGCAGCGTGAGCAGCAGAGTCAGCAGCAGGAGCAGCAACAGCAGCAGAGTCAGCAGCAGGAGCTACGGCAGCAGCAGCAGAATCAACAGCTGGAGTAGCAACTGGAGCAGCGTTCATAGTGTCTACAGTTGTAGCAGTAGAATCAGCAGCAGGAGTGCTACCACCGTTACAAGCTACGAAGAACATACCAGCTGCGATTGCAAATACAAATACTTTTTTCATTTTAGTTTGTTTTATTTTTTAAAACCGCCGCAAAGGTATAGAATATTTTCAGAATGCAAAATCAATTCATTCCGCTTTTTTTCGACTATTTTTTACGGAAGAAGATTTTGATCGGCACCCCACTGAAATCAAAGTTTGTCCGAAGCTGGTTCTCAAGATAATTTCTGTAAGGCGTTTTCACATCATCCGGCAGGTTACAGAAGAAAGCAAAGGCCGGTGTATGGGTAGGCAGTTGCGTTACATACTTGATACGGATAGGAACACCTCTTACTACTGGCGGGTGATAAGCTTCGATAGCTTTGAGCATCACCTCGTTGAGGCGGGAGGTCTGTATTCTGCGTTGACGGTTGTCGTATACTTCCAGTGCTGCTTCTATTGCTTTGAAGATACGTTGCTTTTCAACGACGGAGGTGAAGATCACCGGTACATCGGAGAAAGGAGCCAGGCGTTTTTTCAGGTCTTTTTCGTAATCGCGGGCGGTGTTGGTGCTTTTCTCCATCAGGTCCCATTTGTTGACCAGCACTACCACGCCTTTGCCTTTACGGGCGGCGAGGCTGAAGATGCTGAGGTCCTGAGCGGTGATACCTTTTTCGGCATCCAGCAGGAGCATCACCACATCGGATTCATCTACGGCTTTGATAGCGCGGATAACGGAGTAAAACTCCAGGTCTTCATTCACCTTTTGTTTACGTCTGATACCGGCGGTATCAATGAGGATAAAGTCCTTCTGGTACATGTTGTACCGGGTATGAATAGTATCGCGGGTGGTACCGGCGATATCGGATACGATGTTACGGTCTGCTCCTACGAGGGCGTTGAGCAGGGAAGACTTACCCACATTAGGCTGGCCAATGATCGCAATTTTAGGAACATTGGATTCCAGGTTGGGATCTTCCATATCATCCGTGATATTACTCACGACATCATCGAGCAGTTCACCGGTACCGCTTCCGCTCATAGAAGAGAGGAAATAGGTTTTATCGAAGCCGAGGCTGTAGAACTCGGTGGCTTCGAGCTGACGCTGGCTGTTGTCTACTTTATTGACAACCAGGTAAACTGGTTTGGAAGTACGACGCAGGAGATTGGCCACATCAGAATCGAGGTCGGTGATACCGGTTGTTACGTCGGTCATGAATATCAGCACGTTTGCTTCGTCCATGGCCACTTTGGCCTGTTTACGGATTTCCCGTTCAAATACATCATCACTATTGGATACAAACCCGCCGGTATCGATCACGTTGAAAGATTTGCCGTTCCAGTCCGCAATACCATACTGACGATCACGCGTTACACCGCTCTGATCGTCTACGATAGCTCTGCGCTGTTCCAGTAAACGGTTGAACAACGTTGATTTGCCCACGTTCGGGCGGCCCACTATAGCTACTGTAAATCCAGCCATTGTATATTACTATTACTATTTTTAAAAATTGTGCACAACGGAATTAATATCCGTATTCTTTCAGGAAGAGGTCGTTGTCTCTCCATTTACCACGTACCTTAACGAACAGTTCGAGGAACACCTTACGTTCGATGAATTGTTCGATTTCTTTTCTGGCCTGTGTTCCCAGCTCACGGATCGACTTACCTCCTTCTCCAAGGATGATGCCTTTCTGAGTATCACGGGTAACGATAATCTCTGCCGTTATTTTAGTCAGTGTTTCCTTTTCCTGGAACTGTGTAACGATTACGGTAGTGTGGTAGGGGATTTCTTCTTCAAACAACTGGAAGATTTTTTCCCGTATCATTTCTGCTACCAGAAAACGTGTAGACTTGTCCGTTAGGGTATCGTCCGGATAAAAAGGGTTCCCTTCCGGGAGCATAGCGACGATTTCCTTCATCAGTTCGGGGAGTCCTTTTTTCTGTCTG
Encoded proteins:
- the der gene encoding ribosome biogenesis GTPase Der; the protein is MAGFTVAIVGRPNVGKSTLFNRLLEQRRAIVDDQSGVTRDRQYGIADWNGKSFNVIDTGGFVSNSDDVFEREIRKQAKVAMDEANVLIFMTDVTTGITDLDSDVANLLRRTSKPVYLVVNKVDNSQRQLEATEFYSLGFDKTYFLSSMSGSGTGELLDDVVSNITDDMEDPNLESNVPKIAIIGQPNVGKSSLLNALVGADRNIVSDIAGTTRDTIHTRYNMYQKDFILIDTAGIRRKQKVNEDLEFYSVIRAIKAVDESDVVMLLLDAEKGITAQDLSIFSLAARKGKGVVVLVNKWDLMEKSTNTARDYEKDLKKRLAPFSDVPVIFTSVVEKQRIFKAIEAALEVYDNRQRRIQTSRLNEVMLKAIEAYHPPVVRGVPIRIKYVTQLPTHTPAFAFFCNLPDDVKTPYRNYLENQLRTNFDFSGVPIKIFFRKK
- a CDS encoding transglutaminase-like domain-containing protein, with amino-acid sequence MHENKEINALFHLLDDPDQEVFDTVANKILLYGKDIIPNLENLWENTVDEAIQERIELLIHRVHYQDLQAALRVWGLSDMQDLLQGAILAAKYQFPDLMPSQVLNEIERIKRNIWLELNNYLTPLEKINVLNSMIYNYFGLKGEEMSYQRKNQFFINQVIESKKGNPLTNGIIYQSLCSMLDLPVYAVNIPRQFILAYFDTFVDFDEPVEPEDQRILFFIDPIQGQIYTQQDVDTYLKRVSVPSIPAYFKPQSNKRIIQYLLEELSKCFRDDKDAYRQDELNNLASILEE